One window of the Papaver somniferum cultivar HN1 unplaced genomic scaffold, ASM357369v1 unplaced-scaffold_115, whole genome shotgun sequence genome contains the following:
- the LOC113329090 gene encoding extensin-3-like, producing the protein MGKKGENRASRAFLFTTSALLVVIVSLSFLPCLIDATLDYKPKPTPYKPKPTTPTPGVYKPKSPPPPPKKPIYVPTKPKSPPPKKPIYVPIKPKSPPPKGVYHVPPTPHTPKKPYKKSPPPPYHETELTVKPYVPITPTPTKPYKKSPPPPKKKSPPPPKKIYPPPPKIKYPPPPKKIYPPPPKIKYAPPPKKKSSPPPLKKKYPPPPYY; encoded by the coding sequence ATGGGAAAGAAAGGAGAAAATAGAGCTTCTAGGGCTTTCTTGTTTACTACTAGTGCTCTTCTAGTAGTAATAGTCTCTTTAAGTTTTCTTCCATGTCTCATTGATGCAACACTAGATTACAAGCCAAAACCAACCCCTTATAAGCCAAAACCAACAACCCCAACCCCTGGAGTATATAAGCCTAaatctcctccaccaccaccaaagAAGCCAATTTATGTGCCTACAAAGCCAAAATCACCACCACCAAAGAAGCCAATTTACGTGCCTATAAAGCCAAAGTCACCACCACCAAAGGGAGTATACCATGTGCCACCAACGCCTCATACCCCCAAGAAACCATATAAgaaatctccaccaccaccatatcaTGAGACGGAATTAACTGTTAAGCCATATGTGCCTATAACACCTACCCCTACAAAGCCATATAAGAAATCTCCACCACCCCCAAAGAAGAAGTCTCCACCACCACCAAAGAAGATATATCCTCCACCACCAAAGATAAAATATCCACCACCACCAAAGAAGATATATCCACCACCACCAAAGATAAAATATGCACCACCACCAAAGAAGAAGTCCTCACCGCCACCACTaaagaagaaatatcctccaCCACCATATTATTAA